The DNA segment ATGGAAAGTGCAACTGCACAACACTATAGCCCCGTGCCATGCCGAAAGCGGGACAGCATAAAAGCCACGAAAGCCAACGACCGGTGTATGGCTGGGATCAACCATGGGTCGGCAGAGCTGGGTGACACCGTGAACTTGCTTACCAAGCAGCCTGCAGGTCCTTCAGTATCCCTCCTCCCCCCGCCAGGACCGGAAAATCTATTCAAAACCCAACTAACGACGTGGCACAATGCATCAATAATTCCGTGCCCTATTACGGGAACCCTTTACAGCGTTCACTAAAGGGCCTCTCTATCTTCCTccactttctctctcgcttgtGGACAGTTTCCTTTTCCACCGATAGGTTGAGTAATTGCCGACCCATTCAACACCAACAAGTTTAGCGGGAAGGCTGGCTGGCGAAAATCGAACCAACGTCGAACGATGCAATGGAAGGAATAAGCAGTTTTAGTGtgtccttgtgtgtgtgtgtgtgtgtctgtgggtaTTGGTAGACGACACTGTTTGATTAACAACGCCGGATGACTAATACCGGCAGCGGCTGACGTCACCGATAGTGCATGCTAAAGCACTCGTGTTCGTGTCCTTATTATTGAGCTATCCTGGTGAGGATTTTATGCCTTACGGAGGCAATACAGCGAAGCTACTCAATGATATGTCTCCGGTGCTCTATTGAGCTAttaaggatgatgatgatgagacaTTATTCCTTTAAGAACATTGCTTTATATTTGTGTATCTTctataaaaaaattgaacacgTAGTTAAACCCTGATATTCCGTGATTGCTGGTTCCGTAGTATAAGTCGACTTGTTCATCCTTAAAACATTGCTCGAAACAGGCTCAAATCTTGAATGAGAACCGAGTGTACTCTATACTTCGTAGGACTCAATACTATTTTACTGTGTGGATAAACTATTCCAGTAACCATGGAATAAATCCCAAGGAACATTAGCAAGGAACAGGACAAATTTGTTAAGGAGCAAAGCAGGAAAACTAATGCTTGTTACTACGATACGATTTTAGCTGAGAACAGACTGTACATCAGTTGAGGATAGTTGCCCGTAGCACGTCACTAGAACGGTACAGTTAACGATCAAGCACGAAGGGCTTTCGTCAAATCGTCACCGAACAGAAGATAGACTGTCTAGACTTAGTCACCGTTTTGATTGAATGAATGATAGTATTTATACCAGAAAGGGCAGGGATTAGCAATTACTTACTGAAGTGCACTCGAGCATGAAGAGTGGCGTTCGCAAGCAGTTGCTATGTCTGATAAACTAGTTTGTGATTCTACATATTGGTTCAAAACACACCTCTGACACAACCTTCAACTATGCAGCCGAGTTCAGCTGCATCACACGAGGGTGTAATACTAAATCTATTATTACACTACAAAAATCTGCGTTTAGTCAAGGGCTCTGCTTAACATAATCACCGTATCGAGCTGTATGATCACTTGGGTAATTTAAAATCCTCAGATGCATGTTAAAAACCGCTGCCAACCGAAAACGTCAATCATTCGGTCACATTTCGGTTATGAGTTTTTAATTGCAAACCCATTGGGTGGTTTGGCAAACATTTGTCAGGTCTGGGTGATTATTTCTGAATcccattattttaattatttctttttttcttttgcaaatgGTGATCTTTCAAGCAACTGTAATGATCAGAGATATTCATCCATTACAGCTAATTCTGCTCGTTCTGCAAACAGACGCGACTAATGTATGTTCTGTTCCTATACAAACCCTGTGGAGAGTTCACACGTAAGCCATTCTCTGTATATGGTCAGGTTTTGTCATGACAACGCTATATACGTTACTCACTCAACTTTGACAAACCACCTAAAAAACGAACCCATCATTCACACGGGTATGTTAATGATTGTTTACTCAGCATGTGGTGTGTTGGATTACTGGTTTTAGGCCAACACGCTTTGTAGGACATGTCTACGATTGGCCTCTCTCTTATCGCGTCCATTATAACGTCTAATGCCGGATGATAACTTTTTCCATGACACTTGATGACACACATTCGATATGATCGAATAAAAGCGTGATAATCTTCCAATGTTTATCCGATGAAAGTAGTCGCTAGATCCGTTTATGATACCCGACACGAACCTTAATTCCTAAACACCGATAACCGTTGAAGAACCTCAACTCGTGCTTAACACTCTTTCGGTGGGTGAGAACAACCGGCATTGTATGCATTTTTGATGAACACGGGCCATTAAGGTGGTCGAGACTGCCGACAAACCGTTTGTTATATTGACCTTTTCACATTTTGCCACGGACAGTTGCCTCCCAAGCTACCCCACATGGCATTAAATCTGTCTACACACCGGACACACTGATTGATACTACACGAACACCTCACAAAGGACAATTTACTGAGAGGGACACTAAATACGCCCGGGTCACGCTATATCCTGGGTCACCAAACCATAACAAACTGCGTCTTCCTGCCACTGACTTGTTCCGTCGGTCGTGCTATCTCGGCACtgagggcacacacacacgcgagacGTCTTTCGTGATTAAACGCTCATTACAGACTCTCGCAGGACGTTATCTCGACATACGCCAACCCAACAGAGATGCCACAGCACATCTCGCTGCGCGTTGAACCATACGCACCAACGGAGAAGCGTCACAGCAGCACGCTCTCTTGTTGACGTTGATCGGGTGAATCGTATTCGTCTACAATTGCATGGGAAAAATCGCAAATCGCTTACACAAGTACTGGGAAAAAAGTGGACAGAGCGTGAGCAAGGAATTAACTTCACGGACGCAAATTTTAATGTTATAAATAAATCACTCACGGCACGGCACACTCTGTGAGCACTGCTGCGAGTGCTACAAGGCAATCGTTAGTGTCGCCAATTTTTAACCGCCTTCCGTGACCCCATCTGTTTTCTCCGAGGGATTGAGTGGGAAAATGGTTTAACGAACAACAGCTGGTTGTCACGCGTCAAACATGTGGAGCATCATTTACTGCACTGGATGCTGCGGAAAATACCTTTACGCAAGCCGAGAACACGAACAGCTTCGCACCTCATCTAGAACGCGAGAGCTGcagcatcaaacacacactctctcacacacacatgtatcaTCACAGCGCGCGCGTCACAGCAAAAACATCGAGCGTCTGTGCGGCAGCGGGCCCCAACAGAATTCGCACAAGCCTACGCGAAGCAAGGCCTGTAATGAACTGAGCCGCGCTATTGAGCATGGATGCTGCTTAGGCGACGAGATCTCGCGCTATATTTGCACAGTCGGCTTCGCTCCCTCCACTGCTTGTCGCCCGTACGCAGCTGTGAGGGGggttttttgcgttttttttttgagggaATTTGGGGAAGGGATGGCAgcataaagtaaataaaaaaacaggaaatatTACTGTAAAGGGAGTAAAGGGAGAGTGTACGAAACACTGTTTAGAACAGTATTGCCGTCGCGTTGAtaacacattgtaacacaaaCTAcactatcttcttcttcttctttgcattGGCGTTTTGTTACATCAACTCAGCATAATTGCTTAAAGAATCACACTTTACTTCCATCCACTGTCGATGGTCGGCAGAGGACAAACGCAGCATAAACCCCTTGCTCTCTTGCTCCCTCCCTGCCCGTTCGACGCATCTTCTACCTACCTACAGTACGCAGCTTTCACAGTACGCTCACAGAGGACGCAGCGCAGGAAGTAGCTCCGGCAGCCCGAAGAACCATCCGGACCATCGGTACCAGCTAGCAGCCAATCAAGGAGCAAAGGTTGTGGGTAGCTTTTTTAAAGGATTGCCATCGCCACCTTCGGATTGACGGGACCGTGACGTTTCGTTTAGATGTTTTTATGCGCTACACGCATTTAGCACAGCACTGGGACGACGACAGCGATAGGAGCCTTCACTTCCTTGCACATCCTGGAGCAAAGGagggacacacgcacaccaggGGACGGGCCCGCTTTTGCAGACGCAGTACACGCACAGAGCTTGGGAACTTGGCGACCGTCCGAGGAATACTGATACTGAGGATACGTTGGTAGTTTGTTTTTCGCAGCCAGTCCAGTTACACATATACACGCTCGCTCTGGATGGGCTTCTGCGCAGTAGGATGCATCAGCGGCGAGTGCTCTGTGTTTGCCACGTGCTAGAGAAGGAAGGCGATGTGGCTGTTTTGGAAGGAATTGTGAACGTTCTGGGAAATTAGTTCATTTTAGAAGTTGGCAATCGAAAGgaactgtgtgcgtgtgtgtggttgaatGTATTGTTTATCGTTTAGATCAGTGGTCGGCAAAACGAAAGCTAAAGTCAACCGTGCGCGTCGCTTTCAGTTACCTTACCATATACtgtgttattttgttagaGTTAGAATTAATTTTGATAATCCGCCGGCACTGTCCAAGAGAATTTTCAaccaaatatgtttttttcaagATCGACGCATCAACTGTTCTATGAAGTTAGCATTAGTATTGTGTCatcaaattattcaacaatatTAACCAGAGTTTTGTAAAGTAACTCTTTCCCCAGAGAATTAACTGAGAATTACAATTAAAAGATAAGGACTTCACTTTCATCTTCAATTGTGATTAGTTGATTAGTTAGTTAAAAGTATGCTTAAGGCAAATAGACGCATAGGGGTAATAGATTACTATCAATTGCGGATGTACGTATAGATTAAGCCGTCAAAGATTTCACCTATCTCAGGTCAACACATACGCTTGCCAGGGAATCTGAGTTGTACGCAGGAAAGCTATCGACCAGCCATTCTATAGTTTGAGGATGCAGGTCATTTCAAAGAACCTGTTGAGAAGGTTGAACCTAGTACTATATCCTATCGTTGTGGTACTAGTAGTCTTATACGCCATTGAGAATTAATGAACTCTGTCTGAATGGTCTCTAAAATCTGAGGAAAGCATCTTAGACGCGTTTGAGAAGAAGATGCTCAGCAGAATTGTGGTCCCAGTAGGTGTGAAAGGACAATAGAGGAGAAGCTAAAACGACGAGCTGGATGAGCTTATCGGTGTACTAACTGACAGACTCCAGCGAGATGAGCAGGAGTAGATCCGGAAAACCCAGTCCGTCAAGGCCTTTTAGACCGTCCACAAGGACGGAGAGGACGTGGTAAACTTAAATCGAGGTGTTAAGATGCCGTGAGTGTATTAAAATCGGGCAGTACACACGtttttgtcacaaaaacttctgcgattgtcgcacgAAGTTCTGCTAGACACAAGATCGTGAGTGAACGCTTCTTCAACATCCCAAGGCTGCAAAGCGGGTTTTGTGCTAGATAAGTAAGGGCATAAGTACTGTCAATTAATTCGCTCAAGTGAttaattgatttgatttgatttgattgctCTGTTTGCTTATAGATGACAAATCTTTACTATATGCTTGAAATGTACTTTACCagtttgaaatatttgctcATGCTATAAACATAGCTtaagaaaccctgtaaaacgaCGTAGATTAACCACGGAGCAAACACTGAGCTCTCAGTTTCAAACAGATCGGCCTCTCTATCGTTGTGGCGCTCCGCTTAGCTATTTGCCTTATTTTCGGCGCCAACCCCTCTGCAACGTGCGATGATGCGAGCAAATTAACTGCAGTTCATCTAATAATAATTTCTTAATGGCACCATAAACGCTAAACGTTATATCCGCTTTACCATACACTACGACCGCATGCAGCGTGTGTGCTAATACCGTCATCTCGTTGTGATCGTTGTGAATTCTCCCCATTTCATAtgtatttcatttgttttttgagatttattttactaaaaTCTCTAACATTTTCAATCACACCTGTTTTGAAGAGGGTCCATAATTCTTGTGCGTCCTGAAACCGTGACCTTCTCAATCATATTAGCCGGGCGGAGAAATATCGGCCATTGCTCAATTTACGCTGGCGCATACTCAATCGACTGCGTCGCTATTCGCAGCGCAACGCAAATCAGAATAGTGGGCCGTATATGCTTCCAGCATCCAAAGTCTAACTCTTAACTTactcgtgtatgtgtgtgtgtgggggtgtGTATCCACCCCCGAGAGCAGCTTGCGCATGATAAGAACGACCCGAATTGCCTATGCTAAATGGATGTacgcaaaaaacaacaacacacacgatCACCACTGTTGCGGCTGGATCTGGGTTTGATTAAAATTGCAAAGCGGAAGCTGTTCGTTCGAGACGTACTTACACGCTTACTCGTTTCCGTAGGCGAAGCGAAGGCTTAGGGCAAAGAACAGCAGATGCGTTGTGATATATATGGaagtgataaaataaaaaaaaaacgaaagtttgattaaaatttgtattttacaCTGCCGCCAACGCTACTACGGGCTACGATTGGAAGAGagaatattaaattattatttcggGTTTAGTTCGCAATGTTCGCTTCTAATTGGCCTAACGCTCTAATCTCTAACGTGCACTATCTTCACAATAGATAGACAGCTGTTTGTCGATGTAGTTAGAAAAATGGcctgtttttttaaaaatattttgttagATTTTGACTCTGAGTAATCCAACCCCAAAAATCGGATCGGGGGAAAGAATATGAATGCttgaaaagcaaataaataaataagctaAAAGAGACGCAATCAGGCCTCGCCAGACTATTGAAGTGCATCATTCAACGACATGCAATCGACAATCCAagtatgtctgtgtgtttgtgtgtgtgtaagtgtgtttaTGTCGGCACTTTCTTTCCTGCGAAGGAAGCCGCCCTGTCCTCCTCCGAAATCGTCGTTGAACCAGGCTTTCAATAGTGGAGCCTAAACCTAACAAACGCATTGCTACAGTCGTTGGCTTATCGTTCTGCTCGACAACGACtcgttgctttcttttttgtgttgctctcCAATCTGTTTTCTTTTAACACTTATCAATAATCTTGGTCGGCTCGTTAGACACATAGAGTAGttagaaaatgataaaaataaataattttccaCTTCCACATAATGTCCCGCCGCGGTCGTTTGTGGAATcgacgaacgaaaaaaagggattGACGGTTTACTTTATTGCTTTTTGGGCCCATCAGCACATTCAAATAGTGTTCCTTGTGGCGTAGATCCATTAagatttccttctttttttctaatgtTTACCGAACCTCTCTAGCCGAAGTAAGCAAAGCCGGAAAACCGCTTCTTCCTACTTCCGGAGCCTCGCATTCGCATCATCATCGCTTAAAGTATGAATCTATCGCACCCTGTCCCTACTGTAACCGTAACACACGCTAGCCTTACTAAACGAACGATAAATAGTTAGAGAGGGATGATGTAATTATGCTTTCTAGTGTTAGTGTCCGCTGCTAAGCTCTCGCCTACCTTCCATGCTGCGTTACGCATTGAGTTACGCATTTACTTAATTTCTAGAATCcgcttgtttgctgttgtattGATAGTGTTCGCACTACCTCAACACGGGTATGTCGTATAAAATGTTGTCTCCTTAAAAGGGACAAGCGTTCAGCTCGCCCCATTGCGTCTTTTGGAccttttatttacaaaaaaaaatcagcacaaTCAGCGTGCTGCCGAGTGCAGTGGAACCGCGAACCTATTTATGGCCGTTCGAGCCGTAGCTGCGTGTAGCCACTCAGCCCTCTAGCCGGCGGTCCGAGCGAGGACTTTATGTTCGTGACCAGTGTCCACCGGTGATGCGGCTCGTTCTACTCCTTGGCTTGGACACGACGGCCGGTACGATCGGTGCGAGGACGTTGTTGTAGGCAGGCGCCGGGCATCCTGTCCAGGGAAAGAGAAACAGAGTGAAGTGTGTGCATGAGAAAgcggaaacaaaacacagcccTCATGTGGGGGGGAATGGGTGAAATGGAAACGTATTTCCGTTCGTGTGGCCATGAGGGTGTACAAAAACATACAGAGCCCTCATTTCCCGGTTTGCTGTGAATGTGTGACTGTCGGTTGAATAAATAACAAGAGCACAGACGGTGGAGTggcatttaaaaatcaaactttATGAGTGGTCGCGTGGCAAGTATGGCATGAGGTGGGTGAAATtgttaaaacacacacacacacactgagtgtgttgtgttttatccCTAACCACCCACTGAGCCACCCACAACGGCATTTCCGTGCCAGGACTGGTGCCAggatattaaaatatttaacttGACGTCGCGCCTTTAAACGTTCTAAAAGTAGGTACGGGGCAATATGGAGGATAGCTTATGCCGTGAGGGAGAATGTGAATGTGTATGCGTATGCTATTTTTAAACTCCATACCATGCCGTCGTCCGATATGTGGTCTTATGGAGGGGACTATGACAGTTGTGAGCAGTAAAAGTGGAAATAAAATCGATTCTTATCATTCAGCCGACATATGTTTACCATTAAAATAATCGATTGTCGTGTCGGTTCATGTTGTTATAATGATGTATTCTCCTCCCCAAGGACTACTTACGGCAAACGGAGCACCGATCCTCATCGCTACCATCACCACACCCGTCCCGGCCGGAGCAGACAATCGCGGTCGACCGGCACCGTCCATTGGCGCAGCGCATCGGGCAGTAGTTGCGGCCCCGTGCCGTCGGACCGCTCAGCAGCTTCACGAAAAAGTTCGGCACGGCACGCGATCCGCACAGGTGCGGCGGTTCGTCGCTTCCATCCCGGCAGGACACGATCGCATTGCAGTACTCGTACTCGGGCAAACACTCCCCGCTGCGGCACATGAACGTGTGCTCCGGGCACTTGCGCGACTTGCGGAAATCGCACCCAACCTCGTCCTCGCCGTGCGGGCACTGGGCCTTTCCGTCGCAGATGCCGGCCCGCGATATGCAGCGGCCACTCTTTTCGCACCGGAACGACAGCTCCGGACAGCTGGCCGCCCGCTGCTGCAGGGTACCGTTCGCCTTCTGTGAGAAATTACACTCCTCATCGGACGCGTCGCTACAATCCGGACGGCCATCGCACACGAAGAACCAGCTGATGCAGATTCCACTCGAGCGGCACTAAAGTGAGAGGAGAAGAAATGGAGGGTGTTAGTTTATGCATAACAAAGAGCTCGGTTCTAGGACGAAGGATACGCACCTGGAACGTTCCCCGAGAGCAGCCAGTGTTGGTGGCCCGGCAAGCATCGTCCGGCGTGCGGTAGGAACAGTCGCAGCGTCCCTCATCGTTACAGTAGCTGTACGGGTCGGCCAACTGGCACTGTTCGTTGCTGGCACAGGATAGTCCCAATGAAACGGGACCGTCTCCCAAGTCCACACGAGTGCGTATTCCTGTTAATGGGTAAAAAAGCAATTGTGTTAATATTTGCAGATCGGTTTGACAAAATTGTGTTCGGTATTGGGAATGTATTACACAGCTTGTTATATCTGAATTGAagatttaatgttttaaaagtAGTTAACATTTGGAGCAGAAAAATTGAAACCATATAAAACTTTGTAGAGAATTTAAATTATCCATCTTTTGTTAATGATTTAAAAGATCAAAGGAACTTGTTATTTACACGCCTCAAAGATCTGCAGATATgtcttttaaatttaatatgtTCAGACCAGACTCTTAAATCTATGAAAAGTTGTAAGAATATATGACATAAAATCAATATTGTCttattttgaataataataactCAATTTGGTGGAAAGAAGTGAAATGTTGACACAATCACACTCCAAACTACTACTAcagaaatttacatatttaatttataattacAAAAATTGAAAGTATTAGATATCAGGAAATTTTTGATTctcttttataaaaataaaataaataaaatctatTTGAAATGGTTGgctttgtttgaaaataaaccCACAACTTCCTCAATTAATACAATTTCTTCGCTTTTtgaaaaagtttgccgacACCTGCAAACGTCGAACGTGCCTGTGACTATTTATGGCAGAGGGTGACGTCATCAACACATCACGGTCCGGTACTAGTACTATAAACTCACAACTAGATGGCGCTGCGCTGCGAGATTTCAAATCTCACGTGCACGTGCTTTAACGGAAAGAAGCACGTTTACGGTCTCGGAACTACTAATTTCCCCGCAATTAATTTCCTATTTTTAATACACCTTCTACTTACTTGCAGTGGATGTGGCTGCCGTGGTGGTGGAGAGCGGTGCTTCCGGTTCCATCGCCGTCGTACGGCTGGCCAACCTTAGCAACGTTTCCGTGGTCGTGTCCACCGCGTGCGTGTCGACGATTTCGTTCTCGTGCTCGGCGTGGCGGGTCGTTTCGCGCGCCTCAAACCGTTCCTTCGGGGCGGGGCTCTTCACAACTAGCTCCTCTACCTCTTCCTCGTCGAACAGCTTCGAGTCCTGGCGGCGCAGCTGCACATCGTGGTACTGCTCGATCAGCTCGGTCGTCGTTAGTTCCTTCGCATCGTTCGCTTCCGTGTTCGATTGCTCGGTGGAGGTGGCTACCAGTGTCGTGTCTTCCATGTGTTCCGCAGTGGCAGTGGTAGTTTCTTGCTGTATCAGAGAAGCGGCTTGCTGGGTGTACGTAGCTTCAGGTGCATCCGTACGATCGTACTCCACCAGTTCCACTTCATTCTCAACATCACTTGGTTCCTCCGTGTCGTACTGCAACTCTGTAGTGGTAGGCTCATGGTCCTGTGTCAGAGTCGTCGTCTCACTGCGTTCCGTCGTTTGTCCATCGTTTGAAACGGTCACCACTTCGATCGTCGTCACACCCTCGCTGTCACTCTTGTCCAGCGCATCCTGTTCCCGCTCCTGCGACGTAATGGCTTCGGCAATTTCGCTAGCCCAAGCACCGGCCGTCGTTGTCGCGAGGGCATCGGCAAGCTCCTGCCGCTTGAACTGCTCCTCCACCTCCTGCTCCAGGTTCGCATACTCCTCCGTGTTCTCGTACCGCTCCATACCGCTCACGGTCGTCGTCACACGCTCACCCTCACCCGG comes from the Anopheles coluzzii chromosome 2, AcolN3, whole genome shotgun sequence genome and includes:
- the LOC120948156 gene encoding uncharacterized protein LOC120948156; the encoded protein is MNIKISLLALMLMIGTTAMAADGLLLGDTCQHDMDCSDSVKGSYCTLEGICECSPFFVRLNESSCLPCTYRVPVLPTSRCTDSAMGNIFDCPSPKNRHRPTSVCRALHLINLSSRPASVSLLRTTAQLLESECSLSEQCSMRVANSSCIGGRCQCDGGFLQFRKHTCLSPAQPSTVCYSHAHCRMWDAASHCDFLIPNLFGRCQCTSPARQNGPTCVTDPVTEAVPVEQELLPAFTKPQQQAPAATEQMDNELGSIDRMSTTTEDDVIVVDNIVHRDDAQDEQMASAEDHITTEYQSAGSEEDGISTTDFIEITTSSRYPGEGERVTTTVSGMERYENTEEYANLEQEVEEQFKRQELADALATTTAGAWASEIAEAITSQEREQDALDKSDSEGVTTIEVVTVSNDGQTTERSETTTLTQDHEPTTTELQYDTEEPSDVENEVELVEYDRTDAPEATYTQQAASLIQQETTTATAEHMEDTTLVATSTEQSNTEANDAKELTTTELIEQYHDVQLRRQDSKLFDEEEVEELVVKSPAPKERFEARETTRHAEHENEIVDTHAVDTTTETLLRLASRTTAMEPEAPLSTTTAATSTARIRTRVDLGDGPVSLGLSCASNEQCQLADPYSYCNDEGRCDCSYRTPDDACRATNTGCSRGTFQCRSSGICISWFFVCDGRPDCSDASDEECNFSQKANGTLQQRAASCPELSFRCEKSGRCISRAGICDGKAQCPHGEDEVGCDFRKSRKCPEHTFMCRSGECLPEYEYCNAIVSCRDGSDEPPHLCGSRAVPNFFVKLLSGPTARGRNYCPMRCANGRCRSTAIVCSGRDGCGDGSDEDRCSVCRCPAPAYNNVLAPIVPAVVSKPRSRTSRITGGHWSRT